In Streptomyces sp. NBC_00704, a genomic segment contains:
- a CDS encoding DUF4429 domain-containing protein codes for MAEILQKDGTWIFDGDALRLTPGRDRNVGLLRRELGELVVPLRALAGVSFEQGKRAGRLRLRLRDGADPLLQATGGRLAEPHDPYQLLVESDRYGVAEYLVDEVRRALLLDGVPSDPVDAYLLPGPPVPLSVSAGDGTASFDGETVRLEWNWKTEEAKSSAGPRALPLADIEGVEWQPAVGLENGALRFRSRHTSATAPPKYDPNAVELWGFRRDPLMALVAAAVQARLPHPGASTAISAADAVRPLLPAPAAEGDHDALLRRLRQLGDLHRDGVLTDDEFALAKQAVLKRL; via the coding sequence ATGGCGGAAATCCTGCAGAAGGACGGCACGTGGATCTTCGACGGCGACGCCCTGCGGCTGACGCCGGGACGGGACAGGAACGTCGGCCTGCTCCGCCGGGAGCTGGGTGAACTCGTCGTTCCGCTGCGGGCGTTGGCGGGCGTGTCGTTCGAGCAGGGCAAGCGGGCCGGGCGGCTCAGGCTGCGGCTGCGCGACGGCGCGGATCCGCTGCTCCAGGCGACCGGCGGCAGGCTGGCCGAGCCGCACGACCCGTACCAGCTGCTCGTCGAGTCCGACCGGTACGGCGTCGCCGAGTACCTCGTGGACGAGGTGCGCCGCGCGCTGCTGCTGGACGGGGTCCCGTCCGACCCGGTGGACGCCTATCTGCTGCCGGGCCCGCCGGTGCCCCTGTCCGTGTCCGCCGGGGACGGCACCGCGAGCTTCGACGGCGAGACCGTACGGCTGGAGTGGAACTGGAAGACGGAGGAGGCCAAGTCGTCCGCCGGGCCGCGCGCGCTGCCGCTCGCGGACATCGAGGGCGTGGAGTGGCAGCCCGCGGTGGGGCTGGAGAACGGCGCCCTGCGGTTCCGGTCGCGGCACACGTCCGCCACGGCCCCGCCGAAGTACGACCCGAACGCGGTGGAACTGTGGGGCTTTCGCAGGGATCCGCTGATGGCCCTGGTCGCGGCGGCCGTGCAGGCACGGCTCCCGCATCCGGGCGCGAGCACGGCGATCTCGGCGGCGGACGCCGTACGTCCGCTGCTGCCGGCTCCCGCGGCCGAGGGCGACCACGACGCGCTGCTGCGCCGGCTGCGCCAGCTGGGCGACCTGCACCGTGACGGCGTGCTGACGGACGACGAGTTCGCCCTGGCCAAGCAGGCGGTCCTCAAGCGCCTGTAG
- a CDS encoding purple acid phosphatase family protein has translation MGVPERLADRMSMAEQHEYLRTRFSRRTMIRGGAVTLGAVTGGAFVTGATAQTAARTQPLSHTEPVDGALVAPFGRHLAYGDDPRTEMTVSWQVPVAVKKPFIRIGAHPWDLSRKIEAEVRTLHTPAGVGASGDHTQYYVHAELTRLKPGRTYYYGVGHTGFDPAAPHLLGTLGTFTTAPAHKAPFTFTAFGDQGVSYHALANDSLILGQNPAFHLHAGDIAYGDPAGQGKTSDTVFDARTWDQFLAQTESVSKSVPWMVSYGNHDMEAWYSPNGYGGEEARWNLPGNGPDKKNLPGVYSFVHGNTAVISLDPNDVSFEIPANLGISGGTQTRWLEARLRAFRASKDIDFVVVFFHHCAYCTSTAHASEGGVRQEWVPLFDEYRVDLVINGHNHQYERTDVIRGGAVAKKLPIGGTAYPETEGVVYVTAGAAGRSLYAFSAPDSYEGHENEAESVASFVNLKDGRKDETVTWSRVRYLNYSFLRVDVAPAPRGHYTTLKVQGIAETGDRIDHFTVARRAK, from the coding sequence ATGGGCGTACCCGAGCGGCTCGCCGACCGCATGAGCATGGCCGAGCAGCACGAGTACCTGCGCACCAGGTTCTCCCGGCGCACGATGATCAGAGGCGGCGCGGTCACGCTGGGCGCCGTCACCGGTGGCGCGTTCGTGACGGGCGCCACGGCACAGACCGCCGCCCGCACCCAGCCGCTCTCGCACACCGAGCCCGTCGACGGCGCCCTCGTCGCCCCCTTCGGCCGCCACCTCGCCTACGGCGACGACCCGCGCACCGAGATGACCGTCTCCTGGCAGGTGCCCGTCGCGGTGAAGAAGCCGTTCATCCGCATCGGCGCCCACCCCTGGGACCTCTCCCGCAAGATCGAGGCGGAGGTGCGCACCCTCCACACCCCGGCCGGCGTCGGCGCGAGCGGCGACCACACCCAGTACTACGTGCACGCCGAGCTGACCCGCCTCAAGCCGGGCAGGACGTACTACTACGGCGTCGGGCACACGGGCTTCGACCCGGCCGCCCCGCACCTGCTGGGCACCCTCGGCACCTTCACCACGGCGCCCGCCCACAAGGCCCCCTTCACCTTCACGGCCTTCGGCGACCAGGGCGTCAGCTACCACGCGCTGGCCAACGACAGCCTGATCCTCGGCCAGAACCCGGCCTTCCACCTGCACGCCGGTGACATCGCCTACGGCGACCCGGCCGGGCAGGGCAAGACCTCCGACACCGTCTTCGACGCGCGCACCTGGGACCAGTTCCTCGCCCAGACCGAGTCCGTCTCCAAGTCGGTGCCGTGGATGGTGTCGTACGGCAACCACGACATGGAGGCCTGGTACTCGCCCAACGGCTACGGCGGCGAGGAGGCCCGCTGGAACCTCCCCGGCAACGGCCCCGACAAGAAGAACCTGCCGGGCGTCTACTCCTTCGTCCACGGCAACACGGCGGTCATCTCGCTGGACCCCAACGACGTCTCCTTCGAGATCCCCGCGAACCTCGGCATCTCCGGCGGAACCCAGACCAGGTGGCTGGAGGCGCGGCTGAGGGCGTTCCGCGCCTCGAAGGACATCGACTTCGTCGTGGTGTTCTTCCACCACTGCGCCTACTGCACCTCCACCGCGCACGCCTCGGAGGGCGGCGTGCGTCAGGAGTGGGTGCCGCTGTTCGACGAGTACCGGGTGGACCTCGTCATCAACGGGCACAACCACCAGTACGAGCGCACCGACGTCATCAGGGGAGGCGCGGTCGCCAAGAAGCTCCCGATCGGCGGCACGGCCTACCCCGAGACCGAGGGCGTCGTCTACGTGACGGCGGGCGCGGCCGGCCGCAGCCTGTACGCGTTCTCCGCCCCGGACTCCTACGAGGGCCACGAGAACGAGGCCGAGTCGGTGGCCTCGTTCGTCAACCTGAAGGACGGCAGGAAGGACGAGACCGTCACCTGGTCGCGCGTGCGCTACCTGAACTACTCGTTCCTGCGCGTGGACGTCGCTCCCGCGCCCAGGGGCCACTACACGACCCTGAAGGTCCAGGGCATCGCGGAGACCGGCGACCGCATCGACCACTTCACGGTGGCCCGCAGGGCGAAGTAG
- the glmS gene encoding glutamine--fructose-6-phosphate transaminase (isomerizing) → MCGIVGYIGKRDVAPLLLEGLQRLEYRGYDSAGIVVTSPKTAGLKMVKAKGRVRDLEAKVPARFKGTTGIAHTRWATHGAPSDVNAHPHMSADLKVAVVHNGIIDNASDLRKKLEADGVEFLSETDTEVLVHLVARAQADKLEDKVREALRVVEGTYGIAVMHADFSDRIVVARNGSPVVLGIGEKEMFVASDIAALVAHTRQIVTLDDGEMATLKADDFRTYTTEGTRTTAEPTTVEWEAASYDMGGHDTYMHKEIHEQADAVDRVLRGRIDDRFSTVHLGGLNLDAREARQIRRVKILGCGTSYHAGMIGAQMIEELARIPADAEPASEFRYRNAVVDPDTLYIAVSQSGETYDVLAAVQELKRKGARVLGVVNVVGSAIAREADGGVYVHAGPEVCVVSTKCFTNTTVAFALLALHLGRTRDLSVRDGKRIIEGLRKLPAQIAEIMEQEAEIEKLAEELAEARSMLFIGRVRGYPVAREASLKLKEVSYIHAEAYPASELKHGPLALIEPALPTVAIVPDDDLLEKNRAALEEIKARSGRIVAVAHREQEKADRTIVVPKNEDELDPILMGIPLQLLAYYTAKALGRDIDKPRNLAKSVTVE, encoded by the coding sequence ATGTGCGGAATCGTCGGATACATCGGGAAGCGTGACGTCGCTCCCCTGCTCCTGGAGGGCCTTCAGCGCCTGGAGTACCGCGGCTACGACTCGGCCGGCATAGTCGTCACCTCGCCCAAGACGGCCGGCCTGAAGATGGTCAAGGCCAAGGGCCGGGTGCGCGACCTGGAGGCCAAGGTCCCGGCCCGCTTCAAGGGCACGACCGGCATCGCCCACACCCGCTGGGCCACCCACGGCGCCCCCTCCGACGTGAACGCCCACCCGCACATGTCGGCCGACCTCAAGGTCGCCGTCGTCCACAACGGCATCATCGACAACGCCTCCGACCTGCGCAAGAAGCTCGAAGCGGACGGCGTCGAGTTCCTCTCCGAGACGGACACCGAGGTCCTCGTCCACCTCGTCGCCCGCGCCCAGGCCGACAAGCTCGAGGACAAGGTGCGCGAGGCGCTGCGCGTCGTCGAGGGCACCTACGGCATCGCCGTGATGCACGCCGACTTCTCCGACCGCATCGTCGTCGCCCGCAACGGCTCCCCGGTCGTCCTCGGCATCGGCGAGAAGGAGATGTTCGTCGCCTCGGACATCGCCGCGCTCGTCGCCCACACCCGCCAGATAGTCACCCTCGACGACGGCGAGATGGCCACCCTCAAGGCGGACGACTTCCGCACGTACACCACCGAGGGCACCCGCACCACCGCCGAGCCGACGACCGTGGAGTGGGAGGCCGCCTCCTACGACATGGGCGGCCACGACACCTACATGCACAAGGAGATCCACGAGCAGGCCGACGCCGTGGACCGCGTGCTGCGCGGCCGCATCGACGACCGCTTCTCCACCGTGCACCTCGGCGGCCTCAACCTGGACGCCCGCGAGGCGCGCCAGATCCGCCGCGTCAAGATCCTCGGCTGCGGCACGTCGTACCACGCGGGCATGATCGGCGCCCAGATGATCGAGGAGCTGGCCCGCATCCCTGCGGACGCCGAGCCCGCGTCCGAGTTCCGCTACCGCAACGCGGTCGTGGACCCCGACACGCTGTACATCGCCGTCTCGCAGTCCGGTGAGACGTACGACGTGCTGGCGGCCGTCCAGGAGCTGAAGCGCAAGGGCGCGCGGGTGCTGGGCGTGGTCAACGTGGTCGGCTCGGCGATCGCCCGCGAGGCGGACGGCGGCGTCTACGTGCACGCCGGCCCCGAGGTCTGCGTCGTGTCCACCAAGTGCTTCACCAACACGACGGTGGCCTTCGCGCTGCTCGCGCTGCACCTGGGCCGCACCCGCGACCTCTCGGTGCGCGACGGCAAGCGGATCATCGAGGGCCTGCGCAAGCTGCCCGCCCAGATCGCCGAGATCATGGAGCAGGAGGCGGAGATCGAGAAGCTGGCCGAGGAGCTGGCCGAGGCCCGCTCGATGCTCTTCATCGGCCGCGTCCGGGGCTACCCGGTCGCCCGCGAGGCCTCGCTGAAGCTCAAGGAGGTCTCGTACATCCACGCCGAGGCCTACCCGGCCTCCGAGCTGAAGCACGGTCCGCTGGCCCTCATCGAGCCCGCGCTCCCGACGGTCGCAATCGTCCCCGACGACGACCTGCTGGAGAAGAACCGCGCGGCCCTGGAGGAGATCAAGGCCCGCAGCGGGCGGATCGTCGCGGTCGCCCACCGCGAGCAGGAGAAGGCGGACCGGACGATCGTCGTCCCCAAGAACGAGGACGAGCTCGACCCGATCCTCATGGGCATCCCGCTCCAGCTCCTCGCCTACTACACGGCGAAGGCGCTGGGCCGTGACATCGACAAGCCGCGCAACCTGGCGAAGTCCGTCACCGTCGAGTAG